Below is a genomic region from Planctomycetota bacterium.
TCTCCGGCACCACCCCGCCATACGCCGCATGCAGCGCCGCACTCGAAGCAACGACATTGCTCAGCACGCGTCCGTCGTGGACAAGCGCCGCGCCCGTTTCGTCGCAGGTGGACTCGATGCCGAGGATCATGCGAAGCGAGTTTACGCAACGCGCAACAACCGCCGCACGGTGAAGATCACGACGAAGCCGCCGAGGAACAGAAGAAACCCGATCACGCCGGCCCGCAGCCACGCTCGGCTGATGTATTCGTCGTAGGTCTTGGGCGGCGGCGTGCGTGGATTGCCGTACTCGGCGTAGAACGGCGCGTAGGCCGCATCGGTCAACGGCACGCCATCACGCAAAAGCTGATCCTCGAACGCCTGAAACGCCGCAACCCACGCGTCCGCGGCTTGCCGATCCAGGACGGCTTGCCGTGCAATCTCTTCGCGCATGTGCTGCTGGATCACACCAGTGACCCTGTCGATCGCCTCGTTGATCCTGGATTGATCAGGATGACCGAACTCGATCGCCCGAAGGTACGCATGGGCGGCGAGCCGACGATCGCCGCGTTTAGCCAGCAGGTCGCCGAGTGCCTCGTACAAGTGCGGCGACGTCCCAGTCCCGAATCGGATCATCCCGGCAACGCCTTCGATCGCGGCTTCGATCTCCGGATCGGGCGAGGCGTTGCCTTGCCAGTTGGAACTTACTCGAACGTACATGTTCATCGACTCGTGCACCGATTCGACGAGCGTCGGATCGCCGGGTTCGCGATTCGCATCATCACCAAAAGGGTGCCGGAGATTATCCAAGCGCTCGCCCAACACGAGTGGCGTCACAAAGCTCGTCCCAGCCGCAAACTCATCGCCCCCCACCGCAGCGCGAACATGCTGGGCGAGTTGGAGCTGGTACTTCTCCCGCCCGAAGTGGGCGTCGGGGTTGATCTCGATCGCACGCTCGATCAGTTCGATGCCGCGATCAAGGTCGGATACGTTCTTGTCACGCAGCCAGCGGTGGATGAAGAACGTGCCGAGGTTGGCGTGGGTGGTGTAGCGGCTGGGATGCTCGGCGGTGACGGGCTCGAGCAACGCGATCGCCTCATCGATCCGCCCGAGCTTCTCCAACGCCACCGCGTGATTGTCGAGGTCGTCCAGCGTCTCGCGTGGCGTCGTCAGTCGTTGTTCGTAGTAAAAGTCGCTGTGCTTTTCAAAGCGCCCTTCGATCAACGCAGCGACCTCCGGCAGCCCGCGCTGTTCCTCCTTGAGCGTGTCGTTGTCCCAGATGCACGCGAGGACCAGCGGTATGAAGAGCAAGCACTTCATACCCCCACCATCGACCAACGCGATCAACGTTGCACATACCGGGTTGGATCCGGCACGCCGGCGTCGGCAAACCCCTTGGCCCGCAGCAGACAACTATCGCACCGGCCGCATGCCAGCCCATCGACCGGGTCGTAGCAGCTATGAGTCTGGGCGTAATCAACGCCGAGGTTGACGCCTTCGCAGATGATCTGGGCCTTGGTCCAGTGGATGAGCGGCGTGTGGATACTCAAGGCCGTGAGCTTGGTGCCCAGGCGTGCGGCCTGCTGGAAGGCGTCGATGAACTCCGAGCGGCAGTCGGGGTAGCCCGAGTAATCGAGTGCGTTGACGCCGATGTAGATGTCGTTGATACCGGAGACCTCACACTCGGCCAGGGCGTAGCTGAGAAAGAGTGTGTTGCGGGCCGGGACGTAAGTGACGGGGATGTCCGTACCGATGTCGGCCGCGCGGTCGTGCTTGGGCACGTCGATGTCGGCGGTGAGGGCGCTACCGCCGAACTGACGCAGGTCGAGCCGCACGACGCGATGTTTCGCACCGTATTTCTCCGCGATCTGCTCGGCGGCTCGCAGTTCATGACGATGCCGCTGGCCGTAGTCGAAAGCGATCGTGTGCAGCGGCGCGTGCCCATTGTCGGCGGCGATGGCGAGGCAGGTCGCCGAGTCCAAGCCACCGGAGAGAAGGATCAGTGCGGGCGTGCTCATCCGTGCCAACAATAGGAACATGAAGGACTACAAAGGCCGCGACATG
It encodes:
- the queC gene encoding 7-cyano-7-deazaguanine synthase QueC — its product is MFLLLARMSTPALILLSGGLDSATCLAIAADNGHAPLHTIAFDYGQRHRHELRAAEQIAEKYGAKHRVVRLDLRQFGGSALTADIDVPKHDRAADIGTDIPVTYVPARNTLFLSYALAECEVSGINDIYIGVNALDYSGYPDCRSEFIDAFQQAARLGTKLTALSIHTPLIHWTKAQIICEGVNLGVDYAQTHSCYDPVDGLACGRCDSCLLRAKGFADAGVPDPTRYVQR